DNA from Plectropomus leopardus isolate mb chromosome 11, YSFRI_Pleo_2.0, whole genome shotgun sequence:
TGCAcgtgacattctgctgctctatCTGTTCACAAAATAGGTCTGTGCTCCAATAATGTGGTGAAATCAATAACCAAacagattatatatttttccaatAGAAATATTAACAGTTATGTTTTATGATCAGGAAACATTAAGCACCTCATGAGTGGAGAAAGTAAACTGGATTTAGGTAATTCAATAAAAGACTGTGACTTTCCACCTGCTATTGGAACAGTTTAGTGTCTGCTGCAGTGCATCATGGGTGAGTCATTAACAGCTGCTGTTACTGGCATAATTTCTGACTAGTCTAACCTAGATCTGCTAAAACAGGGCTCCACTATCACAGCGCAAGGGGGAGGGGAGCGCGGGAGGGAGCTGAGTGGGTTATGTAACTTctgaatgcatcacaaactgGACCCTGAAGGGCGAGCTGAAACAAAGTCATGTGGGTCCGCCTGCCACATCATTCACACATGCAGCTGAGCCTGCAACAATGTTTTTCCTTCTATAGGTGACTTCAGATGAACACAGTCAGTGGAAGAAATATACAACAATGTATAAAATGGCACAGTTACACAGAAAATCATACTAGATCCACAGCTTAGCATGTCGATAAAACAGAAGAGCAAACtaagaattaaaaacaagtcTATGGAGACTTAGTCTAGACATAACTTTGACAAGGATTAGTTGCCGTTCAAGATGTTTTCACACTATACAATGCCTTGGTTTCAGCTCTGataccaaaacaaaactttgagtattgtcattttgtcttaAATACCTTAgtattaaatgttgttttgtctgaaaCAGCTGTAAAAGAATTTCCCTAAATGTAGAATCTATTCAAAACTAGAAATATCTGATTAAAGAATAAGTAAACAACTAACAATCTGGCCTCACAATCAGTGCCAACTTTCAGTTTTTAACCGTTTTAAATccactgtaaacacacattaTTTACTACTAATGTGAGAACTGCACTGCAAGGTTGGATAGCAAGATCATTTTTATGAGTAAAACATTACTTGTGCTCTATACATTAAGCCGAGGCAGTCACAGTCTCAAACAATGCATGGCTTCTCAAGATGACCGCAATAACCTTTGTCTGGCTAGTCTCTTTGGTTAACTTTCAACAGAGGGAGGCAAGTTTTAAACTCCTTTGTTTTAATCCTATCAATCACCAGGTaaacaaaaagactaaaactaagCAGCAGGCAAGACATTTCAAGAAAGTCAGTTAATGAAGGGTTAAGCtctactgacaaaaaaaacaaaacagaaagctaCAGCCATGCAaggttttaaaagtttattatgTAAATTGGAGAATAACAGGAGCATTGCTCCTTGGCTTTGTAAAATCCAGCACAAAGAAGAAACAGCATGCTGGTCAATTTTATGAGCACTGTAAATTTAAAGGGCATGTAATTGCCGCAAACAGTTGTCAGCAACGACAATGCAACTTGTGACTGCAATAATAAGAAAACTGTACTCTCAATTCAACTTTTAACTCACTGATTTGTGTTCTGTGATGATTTCTAAattaaaccacaaacaaaatgcaGTCACAGTGCTGCCATAGGTGTATGTCAACATATTAAGAGTTTAAAAGTAGTGGCAGTGCATTGTTTATCTAGTGGAGATATTCCTGCTGGTGCAAACTGGGTTAATATCATTCACCACTGACAGCAAGGTACACTACAAAGCTCAAATGACAACTTGATTAAATCACTCTTTGAGTCAAAGTACCCTTCATGTGACCCACTGCTTTGTAAACACTAACTGCTGCTGCTAGTTGTGGTTGCATAGAGACATGCAATCCACAACACAAGGGCTTTAATagttacaaactgctgctgtatGAAATTTGGGATGACTGCAGAGCCCACGTGATGACTCTGGATCCCAAATCTCAGACCATAAAAAGCATCTAAATGTGGTTTGCCCTCTTAACACTAATATACATAAAAGTCTAATTTGTGAACGTTtaacacaaaactaaaaagcCGCACATGGttttacagtgaaaatacaGGGGTCGGATGTGGTGAAATGTGCAGCACTTGACTCTGCTGTGAATGAAACCCAGATGGAAAACATTATGTAGGACAGACGGGCACCGGCAGCCATTGCTCTCTACGGCGGAGACTCGTATGCGGTGGCTGACCTTGGTAAAAGTTTTCTAAGACAGTGTGACACTAATGACATGATGGCTGAAGAGCAGCTCCTCTGGGTGGATTTGGATAACTGATTTGACTCTATTTTGAGTGGTTTTACTGTAAGCTAGCCCCGGGCGGCGAGCGATAAAATGTCCGCACAGTCAGTAAAAACGGAagattcatttattcatctccTGCCAGTTTTTGCACCGCTAATTTCCCCCATGATTTATGTCTTCTCGGGAAAGGGAGCGGGTGTAAACTTACccacacacatttgttttgcttgtaGTATTTCTGACAGTTAACATGTCATTCATTTATGATATCTTAACCGCGGTCACCCCCAAACTTTAGAAGGGGAAGACAAAGAGAGCTCTCCCCGGCTGCTCGCTTCGCCTTCTCGGCCGTCATATCTCGACGTTTACAGCCTATTGATAATGTAAACAACCGGTACTCGGCCGGGTATAAAACGACCATTAAACCACTGGGAGCTGTTAGGAGCATCATTGCTCTTAAGCTCACAAAACCATTAATACCATTAAAAGCATCCCCGGCTAACATTAACCGCACGCGCAACTTAGCTAACAGAACGTTAGCAGCGTTAGCTCGTCCGCACCGGCTTCTCACTACTCGCGTTTTTTGTCGCTACAGTAGCAAATTTAAGCTGGATGTAACAATGCAGTATCCTAACATAAAGATTAAACGTTAACAAAGTGATGCTGAATATGACCCCGGTTATCTCTCCCCACTCACAGTTTCTTTGTTGCTGACAATTCGCAGCCGGTGCAATCACCGCGGGGTTTCTGGAAAAAGCAGCGGCCGATCTGGACAGAGAGCTGAGGACTTTCAAATATCCAGCCATGTTGGCCCGGTTCACTTGGAGGCAGTGGTTGACACTCGACGAAAGTCAGAGCAGAGAGGGGGCAAAGCGCTCTGAGGCTCTCTGCAATATAGTCAGCAGCGGAGGCAGCACCGCCCTTCTTCGCCTCACCGCCGGGACACGCTGGTTGCAACGTCAGAGCCACACAGACTCAGAGGAGGGACCGACAGAAAATAGCGGCTAACTTTGCAGCGTCTAGACAACAGCACAGAGCAGGTTAACTGTGAGTCTCTCGTGGCTGCATGACCTAAACCGAAGGTCACCGTCTGCActcactgctgctttttaaaggcccaaatgaaaatgttgatttttgatTTCTTCCCTCACAATTTATACTGTAGAAATGGCTGCAGAAATGTCAGACATcgatttttctttcatttgatttcatttacTTAACTTAAGGTCATATCACATTGTACGGAGCACAAACATTACATACAGAAATAATAGAACAATGGCACACCGCATGGCTAAAATACATCTAATAAGATTTAAACAAAGGAAGGACATTCTTCAAAAAAGCACCTagtttacagaaaacatttgacaaaattaaCGGTTTGAATGATACTTTAGCATAAACCTTTCTCTATACTTTATTAAGCTTATATTCTGACATTCAAACAAAATATGCAGAGGTTGCAGATCCTCTggtttctaacattttatgTCTTTCAGTGAATTGAGGAATTCTGGTGTTGTGTGTACTTGAAAATTACAAATAGCAtgatatatatatcatatttctGAGCTCACTTTTCCAGTTTTGTATGAACTAGTCTTTCAGTATCTCTCCAACAGTTTCAGCCAGCTGATCCTGTTATACTTTTGCATGAGCCAGAGGTGGGACAAACCACATGTGGTTACATAGAAGTGAAACTTCTGAGATGACTGTGGATGACCGCAAAGAGGCATTAGAAGGCCGttgaacatatttttatgatttaacaAGAAAACTGTAGGTAAGCAAAGAATAAGCCACCTTagctatgttttcattaattcataATCAGCTGACAATaagaactgtgtttttgttaccacAGAATGAACCATCTGTATCTCTGAATCAGGCCCCTGAGAAGTGCACCAGACtatgaagccaatttttgtagtggccaaGCTGTAATCACACCAGATCAAATGTACTCACCAGAAATATACTGAACTGAACTGTAATCACCACATGCCCTGTGGTCCTAAAGGACTTTATGCCACTGACTTACATGgcaaaagagacatctgtaaatcagtggatacattttacTGAGCATCACAACTATtgcaaaatgactaatttcACCATCAGGATTTGATCACTTTGCTGTGGTAACATTTCTAAAGTCTAGAATGattcattttatccccattcaattCAACGGAGGACAAAACTGGAAACTGGAAGTTAGCCGTTTGGCCATGCTTGGCCTCAGCAAGTCTTTAGTACGCTTGCTCTAAGGACCGCAATGTGCAGAAGCTGTGCCAATTATCCCAGAAACATTCTGGTAATTTTGTACTCCATATACCATATTATTCTACATTAGCTcagaaaagacaaaccaaacactggctctagatagcaCTATTCACGTTCTCACATTGGCCAGTGTTGTTCTCCTACATGCTCGGcacacgggagaagtttcagttctgcaaccatGCTGTCAGATGTCACTCAATCcaacatactggacctttaaaggcACACTCTAATGGTTGCCTACTCCATCCCCTTGTGTAAAATCAGTGCTCCTTTAGGAAGAGCCTAGAAATccccttaaaaaaatgtgccaacACATTTCCCATGTAGCTTGTTGAATTACTCCTGTACTcagatgtgtgtttgcagggCTATTATAATGcctctattaaaaaaaaaaaaaacgaaatcaATTTAGAATTCCCACAATATCATATACTTGACTGTCCCTTCTCCTCCTTACTAAGAGTTGATAGGACCTATTGTGATGCAGACAGTATAATTTAATATAGTAAATGTACACTAATGGTAAGTGGTGGAAAGTTGCCTTGAAGATGTAAGTTAGTTTTTCTGACAGAATTCCTCCagttgtttcattattttctttaggACTTATTTTTCACAAGATAAATGCATCATATGTGCTGGAAGGGGACTATGTATCAGAAGATGAGAACCCactgaaatgcacacacatgtaaTTATTACACAGCAAAGAAAATTAGGATAACTCAACAtaacaaaaaaccaacaaaataaacgAAAACACTAATTGTAATGATACATTTATATGCCTCAGGAAACAACTTACAAGACTGACTGTAAgtaaaatgtgcacaaaattaATAAAGCTGGTCTGCAGAATGAATGTACTGTGTGCAGGCTACAGTAAGTTTAGCAGgatgcaaaaacatgtttaaaaatgatttacaacTGAAATGATGAAAAGGCTATTTGGTTACATTTGCAAATGTGGATAACAAATATAAGAGAACCTGCAGATACACAGTAGTTGTTtaccttttattaaaaaaaatccagcaaacAGTCCTTGGACAGTGTGCAgcataattttatacatttatgttgtttattgaactttgatgaaaacattaatagatttagctatgaaaaaaaattatgtgcGCCACTATGCAAAAAGGAAGCCAGAATCTTCAAATGATGAAGAGATTTGCCCAAAgcaatacttttcttttttaaaaacaagcataACCTAAGAGGGTTTATTTTATTAGTAAGAAAAGCTCAGATACTTCTTATAGTGAAGCAGGAGTTATCTCAAGTtgacattaaaaatagaaatttattGAGATCCCCTACCACCTGCAGGTTGGGTACAGGATAGTTACATTCCTAAGTCTCGGCAGAGGGCCCTCTAATTTTAGCACAGGAAGGTTACCATACTGGGAGAGAGATTGGGAAGTGTGCAGCATGGTCACATGATGAGCCCCGTGGTGTAAAGAGACAACCAGGTCACCTCTGAAGAACATTTCATCTGAGAATAGGGGCCTGCATTCACAAAGGTTACATATGCAAcatccagataaaaaaaaaaagtctgtaaaaacatgcaatattttgaacTGTATCGAAAACATAACATTACTCAGTTTGTGTTTATGACATTATAGAGGCTGTCAGCTGTTCTAGTCCTTAAAATGCCCAGTTTCTTTCCCTGCACTTGtaataaaagcatgtaaaacaGGTTATTGCAGTCAGACAAGAGACAGTGCCACTTACATAatcttttgacttttgaccctTTGGTGAGTAAACAGTGTGCTGCTCACCTTCACAGACACTCAGTTCTCTATAAACCCTCTCATGTGTCACCATGTGAACCCCAAGGTCAAAGCTCCTTGAGAAGTCCCCGTTCACACTAATAATGGGAAAATATTCCATTGTGCTTTAAAAATGGAATAATTTATTGAtccaacagataaaaaaaaacttgttttatacaaaaaatCAGTTATTCAGCCGCAGCTCTGAGCAGTCGTTAATTCAGATCTGAGGCTGTAATGCTGTTATTACTGTCATCTCGGTGCTGCTTCGTCTTTTGTTTGCTTgtacagcagcagagacacatcTGAATTTGTTCTTAGGAGTTTGGGATATAATTTGATTCTAAATTAAGAACTTTGCCAGTGTTAACTGGATATATAATAAAACCccataataaaatgatgaatgtgCGCCATCTACTGGGCACCACGAGAAGGCACAGAGACTGTGTTTATGTACCTGCAGCGACCTCTGCTGGAGAATTATTGGAAGTTGATTTCAGATGATGATGAACATGTTTATAGCAATGTCAAAGTATATTACAACTTCTGTTTTAACGTTATTGTTTCTAAAAGGGGAATATAGCTTGAAGTAGAGGAAACAGAACAAATGCAGACTTGAACACAATTTACtcaaaatatgattaaatacacaaaacataACACATTACTTTGCAAAACGGATGTTTAAAACCACGATGACAATTTATAATAGAGTGTGTAAAATTATGACAGAATAATCTGAAACCTGGAGTTTGGTCATCATCATCCAACCCAGCCATCAATGGTCATAAAACATCATCACCAACAATGGCTTCCACTAGGTTTTAGGAGAAATTTTAACATTCTTGCAGTTGTCAATAAATGTGTTACCCCTGAATActaagtaccaaaaaaaaaaaaaaaaaaaaaagaaaaaagaaagaaagaaaaacatataatgAAGCTGCGTTCTGCAGTTATGGATCCAATATGTGAGATAGTGAGGGGAACTCCCCCTTTATGCTTTGGaattgtttctattttatttatatttcatttaattttttcttttagtttataAGCGCTTATTATTTCGCTTCCCTTTCTTCTATtactattataattattaacaataataataataatcagaatcagaatttttcccttttttttagaTGTCAGAGCCACCGAGCAAGCACACTGTTCAATAGTTCAATTTtcttcaaaatataatttagaaaattattacgCTGAATAACCAATCGGATTCTTGTGTAGGACGACGGTGGGCGGTACTTCCGGGAGGAGGGCCGCATGTTTGTGTTATGTAGCTGGACCAAAGCAAAGTCTGAGCTGTTATTGAGGACATTAATTGTGGGTTTGCGGTACTCTTTTGTTTCTCACGCGAGAAGGACCGTGTTATTACAGAGATACAGAGGAGACGCTGCGATCGGACTTTAATTCAGTTGTATAAATAGTCTGAGGATTAGCAGGAAAATGCAGACCTTCACAGCGATaagatcatttgtttttcagtatcCTAAAACTATTGCTGTGGTCACAGTAACAGGTAGGCTAAATTATTCATTGactctattatttatttatttctggcTTTGATAGTATTTTTGCTCTTAGCTTATCTGTGCGTTGATAATAAACTGTGCTAAAACAGTAATACACTGAGGAGGACTGCATGCTTAGAAACTGCCAGTTTAATGTCTAATCATTTTGCATCAAGTTCAGATTGTGTTCAagtgtttttggaaatcatTTGACATGTTCCTCTATTGCTTTATTCTTCTGTTACTGCTGCATTGGAGCACAGCTGCAACATCGGCTATTTAATATCAGCCCATCCTTAGAATAAACATTGTGAGCTCTCATAATAGTAACACAGAAGACTAAATCATGTGACCATATAGTTAACACAGAGACAACAATCAAAGCCTGTTATTATAGAGGGATGGAAAGACATAGATCTGACAACAATACAGGTAAACACAAGAGCACAGTCGCCAAGTCCTGACACTGAAATTAACTGTCAAGCATAAAGACACAATAAAGCTAAATTTACATTGTGTGCCTTTTAAAAAAGGGCACAGGTTAATACATGcattaccaaaacaaacaaacaaacaaacaaacaaacaaacaaacaaacagacagacaaaacgGAATtatacaaacagacaaaacaagcatatgaaagcacacaaaacagattttctacCGAGTTTTATAGCAGCAGCATTCAGAGGCATGATTcaatagtaaaaacaaatgataaaagtTTTCATCTTTAATGAAATATcaacaaatattgaaaaaatgtcccacagacTACATTGATACCCTTAATATAGCTATAGCTGTTTTCATTTACCCTACTTACtgaggtgaaaaataaataaaataaaatacatacataaataaataaagttgtttggTAGGCTGGGAccaaatgttgaaattaaaaattacagaaacaattaattaagaaaatagctgcctgtaatttaaaacacttaaaaaaaaacattgacatttcaggatattttggtacaaaataaaaagctgcatTCTTGTGAGCAGTTTTCATGGCTATCTATGAAAGATGGACGTTTATTTCATAACTGTGTGAGTACTTATTTACAGGAGTGGGACTGTTTGGCGTGAAGACATGGATGGCAGGTAGAGCGTGTCGCAGCAAAGCCTTGTTGGATGGAAAGACTGTCTTGATCACTGGAGGCAACACCGGGATTGGAAAAGAAACGGCTGTTGACTTGGCCAGAAGGGGTCAGTGACTTCTCCTGGTTTTATATTGTAGCCTTTTAATAACTGATTTAGGTTAGAGGTTTGCTGCTTTGTTTCAGGTGCGAGGGTCATCCTGGCCTGCAGAGACATGGACAGAGCTAATAAAGCTgcagaggaggtgaagaagaggAGCGGAAATGACAACGTTGTTGTGAAAAAGCTGGACTTGGCGTCTCTACAGTCGGTGCGACAACTCGCCAGAGACATTCTGGCGAGTGAAGAGAGGCTGGATGTTCTCATCAATAATGCAGGCAGGTTTATGAGCCACATCTGACCCCTGATGCTGGGGATATGTGTCATATGCCAACAGTTCTGAGACTCTTATTTATGACTTTTAGGCATTATGAGCTGTCCAAGATGGCTTACTGAAGACGGCTTTGAAATGCAGTTTGGCGTCAACCACCTGGGCCACTTCCTTTTAACAAACTGCCTGCTGGATCTGCTGAAGAAGTCGGCTCCGAGCCGCGTCGTCAACGTCTCCAGTTTAGCTCATGAAAGAGGTacagcttttctcttttctgtttccCTTCTGAGGTTTTTATTCTCTCTCAGGAATTCTATCTTTTCAGTCTCATTTAATGTTGAATACCACATCTGTGCTTTTGTTCAACAGGTCAGATCCGTTTTGACGACATACATCAGGAGAAAGATTACCACCCGTGGAGAAGCTATTCACAAAGTAAACTAGCTAATGTCCTTTTTACAAGGGAGCTGGCTAACAGACTGCAAGGTATTCAAAGCTTTTAAATCTCAACCCAAAtgttcttaaccctttgaaacccggagtgacatcacttctcCTTGTGCTGTGCTCAGACATCCTTCATAAACAGTTAAACCTGTGaaccctgagtaaattggtcagattacgaaaaaaaaaagaaataaaaacgtGAAATACACCACTGACTGTGAGAAATtggtatatttagaaaatgatttttaaagagcTATGGGAAAGCTAAATTTGTAATTATCAGTATTACATTCTTAAAATTCGatttcagaattattatacacttgaatcactttttttcccaggttGTTTCCtaattgttttactttattattcttttccctttgttttttaacattttgtttttaattttctgtgcattttacGAAtctattgctaatttttgagtgtatttttcttttgttacttactgctttcctcccatgtttttgaaaaaaatcaatacatttaacaaatcaaaaataattaaaaggaaaatcaaCAGGTCTTCATACATAAAGTTTGTGCGAGAAGctggaagcattttttttgcatgaaaactgaacaacacaataataaaaatagttgcccattaattttataattaattgaataactgtttcagctgcacttgtatattttaaaatggtttgGCACAAAAATCTTAACATGTAAAGTactaaaaagtgcaatatttctctcttaagtgtagtggagtataaGTGGAAAGTGACATGATAtcaaaatactcaagtaaagtaaaagtaactaaAAGTTGCactaagtacagtacttgagtaaatgtacttgtcAGCAGGGAGACGCACAGTCACTGAAATGACAGTAATTGGGATCATTGCAGCAAGTATAGTATATTTCTTTAGCCATGAAATtaaataatccagtcattataattactccatgacattttctaaatttgatTACTGGTATAtgatattaatgtattttttaaatgatcctCAAATATAAAACGTATTTTTCCTTGAGTTGGACGATAATTTGTAgcctgtgaaaatatttttctcttataTTGGCCAGAGTGCTCTTGACCACTTCGCCCTTCCCTAGGGGAAGAGCAAATATAATTcaactaaaacaaaagaaatttgtgctccagaaaaggataagcactcattgaggatcctagggtcactgatcagcaattatgacttaaatatgaatgccagagagcagtaatagaaaaagaaagagaaaaaaaaaagggaaagaggaagcagagccagggtggcaggtctgaacggactcaaaaccacccTCGCCGGATTGGGccgaaagctctgccacctcctacctcctcctcctcaggcgCAGTGTTACTGATATCCTGCGAACTGTGGTTTTCTACCTGCCGCTGGACATCACCCGACTGACTCGACTGACCTCTTTAAAAGTACTGATCGATGCGGCCACTCTGTCCTTCCTCTGTTAAACACCTCTTCCTTCCTTGATGAGTTTTAAGGCAGTTGATGTTACTTTCTG
Protein-coding regions in this window:
- the LOC121949987 gene encoding retinol dehydrogenase 13-like, which encodes MQTFTAIRSFVFQYPKTIAVVTVTGVGLFGVKTWMAGRACRSKALLDGKTVLITGGNTGIGKETAVDLARRGARVILACRDMDRANKAAEEVKKRSGNDNVVVKKLDLASLQSVRQLARDILASEERLDVLINNAGIMSCPRWLTEDGFEMQFGVNHLGHFLLTNCLLDLLKKSAPSRVVNVSSLAHERGQIRFDDIHQEKDYHPWRSYSQSKLANVLFTRELANRLQGTGVTTYSLHPGVIRTELGRHFWPTMPLWKRVVYTPLMFLIKSPTEGAQTTIYCAVEESLQNDSGLYYSDCAPKTAAPQARDDEAARKLWALSASMVGLT